GCCCGTTCCCCGGCGACGTGCCCAATGCCGAGGCCAGCGGCCTCTTCCTGCACCTCAACACCGGCAAGCGCGGCGTGACGCTGAACCTTGAGGATGCGTCCGGCCGCGCCCTGCTGCTCGCGCTGCTGGCCGAAACGGACGTGTTGGTCGAGGGCTTCCGGCCAGGCGCCCTCGACGCGCTCGGCCTCGGCTACGCGGCGCTGAGCGGGCGCTTTCCCGCGCTGGTGTTCGTCTCGATCACGCCCTTCGGGCAGGACGGGCCGTACGCGCACTACGCCGGCGGCGAGCTGATCGCCCACGCGCTCAGCGGCTATATGTCGATCACCGGTGACCCCGAGCGCGAGCCCTTGAAGCCCTACAGCTCGCAGATCGAGTTCCAGGCCGGCCTGCAGGGCGCGCTCGGCGCCGTCGTCGCGCTGACGGCGCGCGAACAGGACGGCCACGGCGACTGGGTGGACGTCTCGGCGCTGGAGGCGGCGACTTTCCTGCTCGGCGGCCCGGCGCAGGTGGCGGCGCTCACGGACGAGGTGCGTGTACGCAACGGCACGCGCCTGATCGGCCTGCCGCCCCGCTACTTTTATCCCTCCACGCTGCGCCCCTGCCGCGACGGCTACGTGCACGCGCACACCAACATCCGCCACCCCGACCTGATGGCCGCGCTGATGGAGCAGCCCCGCCTTGCCG
Above is a window of Dehalococcoidia bacterium DNA encoding:
- a CDS encoding CoA transferase, producing the protein MPAALNGVRVVELAEGRSVAYCTKLLAGLGAAVIKVEPPAGDACRRAGPFPGDVPNAEASGLFLHLNTGKRGVTLNLEDASGRALLLALLAETDVLVEGFRPGALDALGLGYAALSGRFPALVFVSITPFGQDGPYAHYAGGELIAHALSGYMSITGDPEREPLKPYSSQIEFQAGLQGALGAVVALTAREQDGHGDWVDVSALEAATFLLGGPAQVAALTDEVRVRNGTRLIGLPPRYFYPSTLRPCRDGYVHAHTNIRHPDLMAALMEQPRLAEPDLLEAPAAHADEIDALMDEWLAWHDRGEAVLLAQELRVPFTEVFRPDEVLADAHHAARGAFVELDHPIAGALRQPGPAVRLSATPWRVTRAPLLGEHNAAVWGRWRTAGELAQLRALGAI